In a genomic window of Leptidea sinapis chromosome 14, ilLepSina1.1, whole genome shotgun sequence:
- the LOC126968082 gene encoding uncharacterized protein LOC126968082, translated as MSLISLNFYKARYSNKMNEVADDKVHNIQKCASAKNKTSKDPSRSTEDKCLANDENLSETITEVLHISHNNLTNGTSEHNKSNIINSQPDLDLLIEEAAPSESFHVNSVHCSDLKDTKDDNDSRSKEHQEKTGNCHRVIEDKHGDFEIISYESELQMPEIMRLIQKDLSEPYSIYTYRYFIHNWPKLCFLATYEQKCIGAIVCKLDMHRNVKRGYIAMLAVDKKHRTKGIGSRLVQKAIQVMIDDNADEVVLETEITNKPALKLYENLGFVRDKRLFRYYLNGVDALRLKLWLR; from the exons ATGAgcttaatttctttgaatttttataaAGCTAGATATTCTAATAAGATGAACGAAGTCGCTGACGACAAAGTACACAACATCCAGAAATGCGCAAGTGCAAAAAATAAGACTTCCAAAGATCCTTCAAGAAGTACTGAGGACAAGTGTTTAGCAAATGACGAAAATTTAAGTGAAACGATAACAGAGGTTCTTCATATTAGTCATAATAACCTTACTAATGGTACAAGTGAACATAATAAAAGTAACATTATTAACTCTCAGCCAGATTTAGATCTTTTGATTGAGGAAGCTGCTCCCAGTGAAAGTTTCCATGTAAATAGTGTACATTGTAGCGATTTAAAAGATACTAAAGATGATAATGATAGTAGATCTAAGGAACACCAAGAAAAGACTGGGAACTGTCATCGGGTTATAGAAGATAAACATGgagattttgaaataatttcctATGAGTCAGAACTTCAAATGCCTGAAATAATGAGACTAATTCAAAAAGATTTATCAGAACCGTATTcaatttatacatatagatattttatacataattgGCCTAAACTCTGCTTTTTGGCTACTTACGAACAAAAATGCATAGGTGCCATTGTATGTAAGTTAGATATGCATCGTAATGTCAAAAGAGGATATATAGCAATGTTAGCTGTTGACAAAAAACATAGGACAAAGGGAATTGGTTCAAGGCTTGTTCAGAAGGCAATACAG GTGATGATAGATGACAATGCAGATGAAGTAGTTTTGGAAACTGAGATAACAAACAAACCAGCATTGAAGCTATATGAAAACTTGGGTTTTGTTAGGGATAAACGATTGTTTAGATATTATCTCAATGGAGTTGATGCATTAAGATTGAAACTTTGGCTCAGGTGA
- the LOC126968063 gene encoding NEDD8-activating enzyme E1 regulatory subunit: protein MASPSPKSPEQSEKTKQYDRQLRLWGDHGQLALENGHICLINANALGTEILKSIVLPGVGAVTIVDDNIVTDEDIGSNFFLEHSSKGLNRAEETIRLLLELNDAVRGHTVHDPPDQILQENPDFFKTFSVVIATHLSEKTIKDLSQHLWDINIPFILCKSVGFLGLFRIQVKEHPIIETHPENEQVDLRLDIPFPALSEYLNNIDINTLDLKDHGQIPWIVIIYKAIEKWQLSNHNRWPMSRKEKNDVKDIIQSFIRKDENEIPINEENFEEALRAVNTAMVPTFLPVKIQELLYSNSATHLTKDSCPFWIMCSALRTFIEAEGKGKLPLRGVLPDMTTTTDHYVKLQNIYRTQAALEAEIVYRKVQSIVSQLQCDTISEADVKLFCRHSHDLHLIKGSSICLEHQLGTPTASYIARHLEEPDVMMVHYILLRAADMFRSEHCRAPGEWEPEGDISKLKTCVSKILSDVSSSPFPKDDHIHEMCRYGGAEIHSISAFIGGCVAHEAIKIITKQYKPVNNTFIYDGASTNTATFTF, encoded by the coding sequence ATGGCGTCTCCTTCACCAAAATCGCCTGAGCAAAGTGAGAAAACTAAACAATATGATCGCCAACTCCGACTTTGGGGTGATCATGGCCAATTAGCTCTTGAAAATGGACATATTTGTCTTATAAATGCTAATGCTCTTGGAACGGAGATATTGAAATCAATTGTTCTCCCTGGTGTGGGTGCTGTAACAATTGTTGATGATAATATTGTGACCGATGAAGACATTGGCAGTAACTTTTTCCTTGAACATTCTAGTAAAGGACTGAACAGAGCCGAAGAGACAATACGTTTATTATTAGAACTTAATGATGCAGTTCGGGGCCACACGGTACATGACCCTCCAGATCAAATTCTTCAAGAAAATCCGGACTTTTTTAAGACTTTTAGTGTGGTAATCGCAACGCATTtaagtgaaaaaacaataaaagattTATCTCAACACTTATGGGATATAAATAtaccttttatattatgtaaatctgTGGGATTTTTGGGGTTATTTAGGATACAAGTAAAGGAACATCCTATTATAGAAACTCATCCTGAAAATGAACAAGTTGATTTGCGCTTAGACATTCCATTTCCAGCATTatctgaatatttaaataacattgaTATTAATACACTGGATTTGAAAGACCATGGTCAGATACCATGGATTGTGATTATCTACAAAGCTATTGAAAAATGGCAATTGAGTAATCATAACAGATGGCCAATGAGCAGAAAAGAAAAGAATGATGTCAAAGATATAATACAAAGCTTTATAAGAAAAGATGAAAATGAAATTCCTAtaaatgaagaaaattttgaagaAGCACTAAGAGCTGTAAATACAGCAATGGTCCCAACATTTCTGCCAGTAAAAATTCAAGAGCTTTTGTACAGTAATTCTGCAACACATCTGACAAAAGATAGCTGTCCTTTCTGGATTATGTGCTCAGCTTTAAGAACATTTATTGAAGCTGAAGGGAAAGGAAAACTACCTCTGAGAGGTGTTCTACCAGATATGACTACTACAACAGATCATTATGTTAAGCtgcaaaatatttatagaacacAGGCGGCATTAGAAGCCGAAATAGTATACAGAAAAGTACAGTCAATTGTATCACAATTACAATGTGATACAATTAGTGAAGCAGATGTTAAACTCTTTTGTAGACATTCACATGATTTGCATTTAATTAAAGGATCCAGCATTTGCTTAGAACACCAACTTGGAACTCCAACTGCTTCTTACATCGCAAGACATTTAGAAGAACCTGATGTAATGATGGTGCATTACATACTGCTGCGAGCAGCTGATATGTTTAGATCTGAACATTGTAGAGCACCAGGTGAATGGGAACCTGAGGGAGATATTTCAAAACTGAAAACATGtgtttcaaaaattctgagtgatgTATCAAGTTCTCCCTTCCCAAAAGATGATCACATTCATGAAATGTGCAGGTATGGCGGAGCTGAGATTCACAGTATATCAGCTTTCATTGGCGGATGTGTTGCACATGAAgccataaaaattataacaaagcaATACAAACCAGTcaacaatacttttatttatgatGGAGCATCAACAAACACGGctacatttactttttaa